In Actinomycetota bacterium, one DNA window encodes the following:
- a CDS encoding riboflavin synthase has translation MFTGIIEELGGVKALTKSGGKCTLEVFAPKVTEDLKIGDSIAVNGVCLTVTERRGNGFRVDISPETLERTNLGELKSGDVVNLERALRFHDRLGGHMVTGHVDGVGAILNKIRKGNAIILKIEAPSQVSRYLIPQGSIAVDGVSLTIVDISTSAFTISIIPHTARVTTLGFKGPGLKVNLEADIFGKYIESFLRKSVKGNLTLETLLKHGFTSGG, from the coding sequence ATGTTCACGGGCATAATTGAGGAACTTGGAGGAGTTAAAGCACTCACGAAAAGCGGAGGTAAATGCACTTTGGAGGTATTTGCCCCAAAGGTGACGGAGGATTTGAAGATTGGAGACTCCATCGCTGTAAATGGAGTCTGCCTCACGGTTACCGAGCGAAGGGGGAATGGATTTCGAGTGGATATTTCGCCCGAGACGCTGGAAAGGACGAATCTGGGCGAGTTAAAATCCGGAGATGTCGTGAATTTGGAAAGGGCTTTGAGATTCCATGATCGTCTCGGTGGGCATATGGTAACCGGGCATGTTGATGGTGTAGGAGCAATCCTCAACAAAATTAGGAAAGGTAATGCAATTATCCTTAAGATCGAGGCTCCGTCTCAAGTTAGTCGATATTTAATACCGCAAGGCTCAATTGCGGTAGATGGAGTGAGTCTGACCATAGTCGATATTTCTACTTCCGCTTTCACTATTTCCATTATTCCCCACACGGCAAGGGTAACAACATTGGGTTTTAAGGGTCCAGGTCTCAAAGTAAATTTGGAAGCGGATATTTTCGGAAAGTATATCGAAAGCTTCTTAAGAAAATCGGTTAAGGGCAATCTAACTTTAGAAACGCTTTTAAAACACGGTTTTACTTCAGGGGGGTGA
- the ribD gene encoding bifunctional diaminohydroxyphosphoribosylaminopyrimidine deaminase/5-amino-6-(5-phosphoribosylamino)uracil reductase RibD, with protein sequence MHGQYMRRAIELAEKGRGRTSPNPLVGAVIVKDGAIVGEGFHTRAGEPHAEINALNEAQEEAKGATMYITLEPCCIYGRTSPCTEAIIESGISRVIVGLIDPNPKVCGRGIEQLKLKGIDVEVGILSQEIAHQNEIYIKYITTGLPFVLMKVAMSMDGKITAKRGSATRITSEKSRKEVHRLRGEYDSIMVGIGTVLLDNPLLTVRLQGGETHNPIRIIIDSKARIPLDSKIVKTASEIPTILAVANADEEKIQTLRQYGVEVLPVPRKDGRVDLVKLMKELGEREITSVLLEGGSLLSASAIKAGIVDKFLFFIAPKLIGGDDTPGVIGGESIEAIDQAPNLKITDVKRVGEDLMIEAYPKKGVSLEGVSLEG encoded by the coding sequence ATGCATGGACAATACATGAGGCGGGCAATCGAGCTAGCAGAGAAGGGGCGAGGAAGAACCAGCCCCAATCCCCTTGTGGGAGCGGTAATAGTTAAGGATGGAGCAATAGTGGGGGAAGGTTTCCACACCAGAGCTGGGGAGCCTCACGCTGAGATAAACGCCCTTAATGAAGCTCAGGAGGAGGCAAAAGGGGCTACGATGTATATAACTCTGGAACCCTGTTGTATTTATGGAAGAACTTCTCCCTGCACTGAAGCGATCATTGAGTCTGGAATTTCAAGGGTTATAGTGGGATTAATCGACCCCAATCCCAAGGTTTGTGGAAGGGGTATCGAGCAGCTTAAACTCAAAGGAATCGACGTCGAAGTGGGCATTTTAAGCCAAGAAATCGCTCATCAAAATGAGATCTACATTAAGTACATAACGACGGGTTTGCCCTTCGTTTTAATGAAAGTGGCCATGAGTATGGATGGGAAAATTACGGCAAAAAGAGGGAGTGCTACCCGGATAACGAGTGAGAAATCCCGCAAGGAAGTCCATCGCCTCCGCGGTGAATACGATTCTATCATGGTTGGAATAGGAACCGTTCTTCTGGATAATCCCCTACTTACGGTGAGACTTCAGGGTGGAGAAACACATAATCCCATTCGCATCATCATAGACAGTAAAGCAAGAATCCCCCTGGATTCCAAGATAGTCAAAACGGCTTCAGAGATTCCCACAATTCTGGCCGTTGCTAATGCTGATGAAGAAAAAATTCAAACTCTTCGCCAATACGGGGTTGAAGTTCTCCCCGTCCCCAGAAAAGATGGAAGAGTTGACCTGGTCAAACTCATGAAGGAACTGGGAGAAAGGGAGATAACCAGCGTTCTTTTGGAAGGAGGTTCGCTGCTCAGCGCATCGGCCATCAAGGCTGGAATCGTGGATAAATTTTTGTTCTTTATCGCTCCAAAACTCATAGGAGGAGATGATACCCCTGGAGTTATAGGCGGAGAAAGCATTGAAGCCATTGACCAGGCACCCAACCTTAAAATAACGGACGTGAAAAGGGTCGGCGAAGACCTGATGATAGAAGCCTACCCTAAGAAGGGAGTAAGTCTAGAGGGAGTAAGTCTAGAGGGATAA